From Micromonospora rhizosphaerae, the proteins below share one genomic window:
- a CDS encoding winged helix-turn-helix domain-containing protein: MSEPAYLQVARDIREQISSGKLKPGDKLPSFSALCEHYGASSTVIRSAMLVLKAEQLIDGRQGKGVYVADPLPKH; this comes from the coding sequence GTGTCCGAACCTGCGTACCTTCAGGTCGCCCGAGACATCCGCGAGCAGATCAGCTCCGGGAAGTTGAAGCCGGGCGACAAGTTGCCGTCTTTCAGCGCCCTGTGCGAGCACTACGGCGCCAGCAGCACCGTCATCAGGTCAGCCATGCTCGTGCTGAAGGCTGAGCAGTTGATCGACGGTCGCCAGGGCAAGGGCGTCTACGTCGCGGACCCACTGCCCAAGCACTAG
- a CDS encoding DinB family protein codes for MADARTTADTDDQPARQFGWSDMFVHPDEDPRSTESYDDERSMLIGYLRDYRLTLEMKCSGLGPEELARRSVPPSTMSLLGLVRHLAEVERNWFRRVMAGQDAPRIYATEEDSDGDFNGAAADPEVVAEAWHTWRSEVKFAEQLVAESPDLGVRGRMRDGGTISLREVLLHMVEEYARHCGHADLLRERIDGRVGQ; via the coding sequence ATGGCTGACGCGCGTACGACCGCAGACACCGACGACCAGCCCGCCCGCCAGTTCGGCTGGTCCGACATGTTCGTCCACCCCGACGAGGACCCGCGCTCAACTGAGAGCTACGACGACGAACGCAGCATGCTGATCGGCTACCTGCGCGACTATCGCCTGACGCTGGAGATGAAGTGCTCCGGGCTGGGGCCCGAGGAGCTGGCCCGCCGCTCGGTGCCGCCGTCGACCATGTCGCTGCTCGGGCTGGTACGCCACCTGGCCGAGGTGGAGCGCAACTGGTTCCGCCGGGTGATGGCCGGACAGGACGCGCCGAGGATCTACGCCACCGAGGAGGACTCGGACGGGGACTTCAACGGTGCGGCGGCCGATCCGGAGGTGGTCGCCGAGGCGTGGCACACCTGGCGGTCCGAGGTGAAGTTCGCGGAGCAGTTGGTGGCCGAATCGCCCGACCTCGGGGTCCGGGGGCGTATGCGTGACGGCGGGACCATCTCGCTGCGCGAGGTGCTGCTGCACATGGTCGAGGAGTACGCCCGGCACTGCGGCCACGCCGACCTCCTGCGCGAGCGGATCGACGGCCGGGTAGGTCAGTAG
- the nfi gene encoding deoxyribonuclease V (cleaves DNA at apurinic or apyrimidinic sites): MINGRSPGSVAEALRIQDELRPLVDLVGPGPTAPATAAGLDVAYAESGDRLAAAVTVLDATTLAVVDEAVSVGRPAFAYVPGLFAFRELPALLDALDRLTVRPDLLVCDGHGLAHPRRFGLACHLGVVTGLPSIGVGKTPLVGQWDEPGPRRGASTPLRDGGEVVGRVLRTRDGVKPVFVSVGHRMSLDNAVDRVLALTPRYRLPETTRTADRLCRAALAARPR, from the coding sequence ATGATCAACGGGCGGAGCCCGGGGAGTGTGGCGGAGGCGCTGCGCATACAGGATGAGTTGCGGCCGTTGGTGGACCTGGTGGGGCCGGGGCCGACGGCGCCCGCGACGGCGGCCGGCCTCGATGTCGCGTACGCGGAGAGCGGTGACCGGCTGGCGGCGGCCGTCACCGTGCTGGACGCGACGACCCTCGCCGTGGTCGACGAAGCCGTCAGCGTCGGTCGGCCCGCCTTCGCGTACGTGCCCGGGCTCTTCGCCTTCCGCGAGCTGCCCGCGCTGCTGGACGCCCTGGATCGGCTGACCGTCCGGCCCGACCTGCTGGTCTGCGACGGGCACGGGCTGGCCCATCCGCGCCGGTTCGGGCTGGCCTGTCACCTTGGCGTGGTCACCGGCCTGCCGTCGATCGGGGTGGGCAAGACGCCGCTGGTCGGCCAGTGGGACGAGCCGGGCCCGCGGCGGGGTGCGTCGACGCCGTTGCGGGACGGCGGCGAGGTGGTCGGTCGGGTGCTGCGTACCCGGGACGGGGTGAAGCCGGTCTTCGTCAGCGTGGGCCATCGGATGAGCCTGGACAACGCCGTCGACCGGGTGCTCGCGCTGACGCCGCGCTACCGGCTGCCGGAGACCACGCGGACCGCCGACCGGCTCTGCCGGGCCGCCTTGGCGGCCCGGCCGCGCTGA
- a CDS encoding Trm112 family protein: MALDPQLLEILACPDTHHAPLDYDAQSQTLTCTECGRIFEVRDDVPVLLLDEARGGPAAENPRGGSASQR, encoded by the coding sequence GTGGCCCTGGACCCGCAATTGCTCGAGATCCTCGCCTGTCCGGACACACACCACGCCCCGCTCGACTACGACGCGCAGTCGCAGACGCTGACCTGCACCGAGTGCGGTCGGATCTTCGAGGTCCGCGACGACGTGCCGGTGCTCCTGCTGGATGAGGCGCGCGGCGGGCCCGCGGCGGAGAACCCGCGCGGCGGCTCCGCGTCGCAGCGGTGA
- a CDS encoding SIS domain-containing protein: MMEGTAGVSGHRYADESFLDNPDALNEQDPGGMLRFTASAGAQVRESAALAAEANLSILADEGRPRAVVIAGIGTAGRTGDILATVAGPRCPVPVIPHRSAGVPGWVGAADVVIAVSASGRSPEALGAAEAAHRRGARLVAVGAPDSQLQSVAERARAPFIPVPRRAPARASLWALTVPVLLAARTLGLVKVNEADLAETAARLDADADRCRPTAESFVNPAKSLALGLAGSIPIVWGSSPLATVAARRFGDTLSANARYPVVAGALGEAGRGRVGLLDGVFGGLAEGERDIFADPDETDGGATRLRLVLLRDGGLNAEDDTDEPLVVEERRAEAVQTLAERRGVRCDVVTAEGGSALERLASLIAVPDFASIYLALAHGLDPMAVPAITEMKELANQ; encoded by the coding sequence GTGATGGAGGGTACGGCCGGGGTCAGCGGGCACCGGTACGCCGACGAGTCGTTCCTGGACAACCCGGACGCGCTCAACGAGCAGGACCCGGGCGGCATGCTCCGGTTCACCGCATCGGCGGGCGCCCAGGTGCGCGAGTCGGCGGCCCTGGCGGCCGAGGCCAACCTGAGCATCCTCGCCGACGAGGGGCGTCCGCGGGCGGTCGTCATCGCCGGCATCGGCACCGCGGGGCGTACCGGTGACATCCTCGCCACCGTCGCCGGGCCGCGTTGCCCGGTGCCGGTCATCCCGCACCGCAGCGCCGGCGTACCCGGCTGGGTCGGTGCGGCGGACGTGGTGATCGCGGTGAGCGCCTCCGGTCGCAGCCCCGAGGCGCTCGGCGCCGCTGAGGCGGCGCACCGCCGTGGCGCCCGGCTGGTCGCCGTCGGCGCCCCGGATTCGCAGCTCCAGTCGGTGGCCGAGCGGGCCCGGGCGCCGTTCATCCCGGTGCCGCGGCGCGCCCCGGCGCGGGCGAGTCTCTGGGCGCTTACCGTGCCCGTGCTGCTCGCCGCCCGTACGCTCGGGCTGGTGAAGGTGAACGAGGCGGACCTGGCCGAGACCGCGGCCCGGCTGGACGCGGACGCCGACCGGTGCCGCCCGACCGCCGAGTCCTTCGTCAACCCAGCCAAGTCGCTGGCCCTGGGCTTGGCCGGCTCGATCCCGATCGTCTGGGGCTCGTCCCCGCTCGCCACCGTGGCCGCGCGGCGGTTCGGTGACACCCTGTCTGCCAACGCCCGCTACCCGGTGGTCGCCGGGGCGCTCGGCGAGGCCGGCCGGGGTCGCGTCGGCCTGCTGGACGGCGTCTTCGGCGGGCTGGCCGAGGGGGAGCGGGACATCTTCGCCGACCCGGACGAGACCGACGGCGGCGCCACCCGGCTGCGGCTGGTTCTGCTTCGCGACGGCGGGCTCAACGCCGAGGACGACACCGACGAGCCGCTGGTGGTCGAGGAGCGCCGGGCGGAGGCCGTGCAGACCCTCGCCGAGCGGCGCGGGGTGCGCTGCGACGTGGTCACCGCCGAGGGGGGTTCTGCGCTGGAACGGCTCGCCTCGCTGATCGCCGTGCCAGACTTCGCCTCGATCTACCTCGCACTCGCGCACGGACTGGACCCCATGGCGGTTCCGGCCATCACGGAAATGAAGGAGCTGGCAAACCAGTGA
- a CDS encoding cation diffusion facilitator family transporter produces the protein MSANGGTKAVIAALLANLGIAVTKFIAFALTNSSSMLAEAIHSVADSGNQGLLLLGGRRAKRAATPQHPFGYGRERYIYAFIVSIVLFSVGGLFALYEAYHKWAEPHPIENWQWVPVAVLVIAIVMEAFSFRTAVRESNHTRGKQSWVHFVRRAKAPELPVVLLEDLGALVGLVFALFGVGMTLITHDGRWDAVGTAAIGVLLVTIAIILAIETKSLLLGEGAEAHEVAAIEKAMTEGPEVERIIHMKTLYLGPDELMVAAKIAVPPCDYAEEVARGINAVEARVRTAVPHARVIYLEPDIYSAAADQAGTGSAAHTAVPESETEPGQIAGRPGS, from the coding sequence GTGAGCGCTAATGGGGGGACGAAGGCGGTCATCGCCGCCCTGCTGGCGAACCTCGGCATCGCCGTCACCAAGTTCATCGCGTTCGCGCTGACGAACTCGTCGTCGATGTTGGCGGAGGCGATCCACTCGGTCGCCGACTCCGGCAACCAGGGGCTGCTGCTGCTCGGTGGCCGGCGGGCCAAGCGGGCGGCCACCCCGCAGCACCCCTTCGGCTACGGCCGCGAGCGCTACATCTACGCGTTCATCGTCTCCATCGTGCTGTTCAGCGTCGGTGGTCTCTTCGCGCTGTACGAGGCGTACCACAAGTGGGCCGAGCCACACCCCATCGAGAACTGGCAGTGGGTGCCGGTCGCCGTGCTGGTGATCGCGATCGTCATGGAGGCGTTCTCCTTCCGGACCGCCGTCAGGGAGTCCAACCACACCCGGGGCAAGCAGTCCTGGGTGCACTTCGTCCGCCGGGCCAAGGCTCCGGAGCTGCCGGTGGTGCTGCTGGAGGACCTCGGCGCCCTGGTTGGTCTGGTCTTCGCGCTCTTCGGCGTCGGCATGACGCTGATCACCCACGACGGCAGGTGGGACGCGGTCGGCACCGCGGCGATCGGCGTGCTGCTGGTCACCATCGCGATCATCCTCGCCATCGAGACCAAGAGCCTGCTGCTCGGTGAGGGCGCGGAGGCGCACGAGGTCGCGGCGATCGAGAAGGCGATGACCGAGGGCCCCGAGGTCGAGCGGATCATCCACATGAAGACGCTCTACCTGGGGCCGGACGAGCTGATGGTCGCGGCGAAGATCGCGGTGCCGCCGTGCGACTACGCGGAGGAGGTGGCCCGGGGAATCAACGCCGTCGAGGCCCGAGTCCGCACCGCCGTGCCGCACGCCCGGGTCATCTACCTGGAGCCGGACATCTACAGCGCCGCCGCCGACCAGGCGGGCACCGGGAGCGCCGCTCACACCGCCGTGCCCGAGTCGGAGACCGAGCCGGGCCAGATCGCCGGGCGGCCCGGGAGCTGA
- the manA gene encoding mannose-6-phosphate isomerase, class I, whose protein sequence is MELLQGRIRDYAWGSRSAIAELQGRPVPSDGPEAELWLGAHPGAPATVDRDGTPVSLTDLLVAEPAHWLGERLVGRFGTRLPFLLKVLAADAPLSLQAHPDPEQARAGYAADAERVNYVDPYHKPELLVALSPFEALCGFRDPAASAAALAAFGVPALEPVVAALRAGPTGLREAVRLLLSWPATERAGLVAEMLAAEVAGPDALLARGLAVHYPADPGVLVALLLNHVQLERGEAIWMPAGNLHAYLRGTGVEIMAASDNVLRGGLTPKRVDVEELLRVLRFEVLHEPVVAPVPVAPGVVTWPVPVDDFALHEVTVEAGTAAVRLALPGPRVVLCCAGKLAIDDGVGTVTLGPGQAAVGTASGGALVIGGEGEAYVATCGR, encoded by the coding sequence GTGGAGCTCTTGCAGGGTCGGATCCGCGACTACGCCTGGGGCTCCCGGTCGGCGATCGCCGAGCTCCAGGGGCGTCCGGTGCCGAGCGACGGGCCGGAGGCGGAGCTGTGGCTGGGCGCCCACCCGGGCGCCCCGGCCACGGTCGACCGGGACGGCACCCCGGTCAGCCTGACCGACCTGCTGGTCGCCGAGCCGGCGCACTGGCTGGGCGAACGGCTGGTCGGCCGGTTCGGTACCCGGCTGCCGTTCCTGCTCAAGGTGCTCGCCGCCGACGCCCCGCTGAGCCTGCAGGCCCATCCGGACCCGGAGCAGGCCCGGGCCGGGTACGCCGCCGACGCCGAACGCGTCAACTATGTCGACCCGTACCACAAGCCGGAACTGCTGGTCGCGCTCTCGCCGTTCGAGGCACTCTGCGGGTTCCGCGACCCGGCGGCGTCGGCCGCGGCGCTCGCCGCGTTCGGCGTACCCGCCCTGGAACCGGTGGTGGCCGCGCTGCGCGCCGGGCCGACGGGGCTGCGGGAGGCCGTACGCCTGCTGCTGAGCTGGCCCGCGACGGAGCGCGCCGGGCTGGTGGCGGAGATGCTGGCGGCGGAGGTCGCCGGCCCGGACGCCCTGCTGGCCCGTGGGCTGGCCGTCCACTACCCGGCCGACCCCGGGGTGCTGGTGGCGCTGCTGCTCAACCACGTACAGCTGGAACGGGGCGAGGCGATCTGGATGCCGGCCGGCAACCTGCACGCCTACCTGCGGGGCACCGGCGTGGAAATCATGGCGGCCAGCGACAACGTGCTGCGCGGCGGACTGACCCCCAAGCGGGTCGACGTGGAGGAACTGCTGCGGGTGCTGCGCTTCGAGGTGCTCCACGAGCCGGTCGTCGCGCCGGTCCCGGTGGCGCCGGGCGTGGTGACCTGGCCGGTGCCGGTGGACGACTTCGCGCTGCACGAGGTGACGGTGGAGGCGGGGACCGCCGCCGTGCGGCTCGCGCTGCCCGGTCCCCGGGTGGTGCTCTGTTGCGCCGGCAAGCTCGCCATCGACGACGGCGTGGGCACGGTCACCCTCGGGCCGGGACAGGCGGCCGTCGGCACCGCCTCCGGTGGGGCGCTGGTGATCGGTGGCGAGGGCGAGGCGTACGTCGCCACCTGCGGCCGCTGA
- the ahcY gene encoding adenosylhomocysteinase codes for MTSTLPAAPSGAPSEARPSTLAEGDYKVADLSLAEFGRKEIRLAEHEMPGLMALRREFADAQPLAGARITGSLHMTIQTAVLIETLVALGAQVRWASCNIFSTQDHAAAAIVVGPNGTPEAPAGVPVYAWKGESLEEYWWCTEQVLTWPDGQGPNMILDDGGDATLLVHKGVEFEKAGVVPPVESADSEEYAVILKLLHRSLAEDGQRWTRIGAGIKGVTEETTTGVHRLYEMHRAGTLLFPAINVNDSVTKSKFDNKYGTRHSLIDGINRATDVLIGGKMAVVLGYGDVGKGCAESLRGQGARVVVTEVDPICALQAAMDGYQVSTLDDVVEQADIFVTATGCFSVITNEHMARMKHQAIVGNIGHFDNEIDMAGLAKRPDVTRENIKPQVDLWKFDDGHAVIVLSEGRLLNLGNATGHPSFVMSNSFSNQTIAQIELFTKTEEYPVGVYVLPKHLDEKVARLHLDALGAKLSTLTKDQAAYLGVPQEGPFKPEHYRY; via the coding sequence ATGACCAGCACCCTCCCGGCTGCCCCCAGCGGCGCGCCGTCCGAGGCCCGGCCGAGCACCCTCGCTGAGGGCGACTACAAGGTGGCGGATCTGTCGCTCGCCGAGTTCGGGCGCAAGGAGATCCGGCTCGCCGAGCACGAGATGCCCGGCCTGATGGCACTCCGGCGCGAGTTCGCCGACGCGCAGCCGCTCGCCGGTGCCCGGATCACCGGCTCGCTGCACATGACCATCCAGACCGCCGTCCTGATCGAGACCCTGGTCGCGCTCGGCGCGCAGGTCCGCTGGGCGTCCTGCAACATCTTCTCCACCCAGGACCACGCGGCCGCCGCGATCGTCGTCGGCCCCAACGGCACCCCCGAGGCGCCGGCCGGCGTCCCGGTGTACGCCTGGAAGGGCGAGAGCCTGGAGGAGTACTGGTGGTGCACCGAGCAGGTGTTGACCTGGCCGGACGGCCAGGGCCCCAACATGATCCTCGACGACGGCGGTGACGCCACCCTGCTCGTCCACAAGGGCGTCGAGTTCGAGAAGGCCGGGGTCGTCCCGCCGGTCGAGTCCGCCGACTCCGAGGAGTACGCGGTCATCCTCAAGCTGCTGCACCGCTCGCTCGCCGAGGACGGCCAGCGCTGGACCCGGATCGGCGCCGGTATCAAGGGCGTGACCGAGGAGACCACCACCGGTGTGCACCGGCTCTACGAGATGCACCGCGCCGGCACCCTGCTCTTCCCGGCCATCAACGTCAACGACTCGGTGACCAAGAGCAAGTTCGACAACAAGTACGGCACTCGCCACTCGCTGATCGACGGCATCAACCGGGCCACCGACGTGCTGATCGGCGGCAAGATGGCCGTCGTGCTCGGCTACGGCGACGTGGGCAAGGGCTGCGCCGAGTCGCTGCGCGGCCAGGGCGCCCGGGTCGTGGTGACCGAGGTCGACCCGATCTGCGCGCTGCAGGCGGCGATGGACGGCTACCAGGTGTCCACCCTCGACGACGTGGTCGAGCAGGCGGACATCTTCGTCACCGCCACCGGCTGCTTCAGCGTCATCACCAACGAGCACATGGCCCGGATGAAGCACCAGGCCATCGTCGGCAACATCGGGCACTTCGACAACGAGATCGACATGGCCGGCCTGGCCAAGCGCCCGGACGTCACCCGGGAGAACATCAAGCCGCAGGTCGACCTCTGGAAGTTCGACGACGGCCACGCCGTCATCGTGCTCTCCGAGGGGCGTCTGCTGAACCTGGGCAACGCCACCGGGCACCCGAGCTTCGTGATGTCGAACTCGTTCTCCAACCAGACCATCGCCCAGATCGAGCTCTTCACCAAGACCGAGGAGTACCCGGTCGGCGTCTACGTGCTCCCCAAGCACCTGGACGAGAAGGTCGCCCGGCTGCACCTGGACGCCCTCGGCGCCAAGCTGAGCACCCTCACCAAGGACCAGGCCGCCTACCTGGGCGTGCCGCAGGAGGGTCCGTTCAAGCCCGAGCACTACCGCTACTGA
- a CDS encoding tetratricopeptide repeat protein yields MTAPDRQLDRVAALLDLNRPEQALEELGRLSGGVATSRQAFQLRAAALSALDRWYAVADVARQGLAETGPDAELFGRLGLALRHQGELAPAERALLDGLAIEPQHPWLLCQYADLCSAVGQTDKAARLLARAAELAPESPAVYAGRFQLAYARGDDREAERVAREFLGRWPEHPAALALYGSMASERGRVGEARHSFGRAVAQDPGDPDYAEAAWEARLYAHPLLVPLRPLFRLGVLRTWLIAVGTIAALNLAGLKGPAALVGLAWVLYCVYSWIAPPLVRRVVSRRWQR; encoded by the coding sequence GTGACCGCGCCGGATCGGCAGCTCGACCGGGTGGCCGCCCTGCTCGACCTGAACCGGCCGGAGCAGGCCCTGGAGGAGCTCGGGCGGCTCTCCGGCGGGGTGGCCACCAGCCGGCAGGCGTTCCAGCTCCGGGCGGCCGCGCTCTCCGCCCTCGATCGGTGGTACGCCGTCGCCGACGTGGCCCGGCAGGGGCTGGCGGAGACCGGCCCGGACGCGGAGCTGTTCGGCCGGCTCGGCCTCGCCCTGCGGCACCAGGGCGAGCTGGCCCCGGCGGAGCGGGCGCTGCTGGACGGGCTGGCGATCGAACCGCAGCACCCGTGGCTGCTCTGCCAGTACGCCGACCTCTGCTCGGCCGTGGGCCAGACCGACAAGGCCGCCCGGCTGCTCGCCCGGGCCGCCGAGCTGGCCCCGGAGTCGCCGGCCGTCTACGCCGGCCGCTTCCAGCTCGCGTACGCCCGCGGTGACGACCGGGAGGCCGAGCGGGTGGCTCGGGAGTTCCTCGGCCGCTGGCCGGAGCACCCGGCGGCGCTGGCCCTGTACGGCAGCATGGCCTCCGAGCGGGGCCGGGTCGGCGAGGCCCGTCACTCCTTCGGTCGTGCGGTGGCGCAGGACCCGGGCGACCCGGACTACGCCGAGGCGGCCTGGGAGGCTCGGCTGTACGCCCACCCGCTGCTGGTCCCGCTCCGACCGTTGTTCCGGCTGGGCGTCCTGCGCACGTGGCTGATCGCGGTCGGCACCATCGCGGCGCTCAACCTGGCCGGCTTGAAGGGGCCAGCGGCGCTGGTCGGGCTGGCCTGGGTCCTCTACTGCGTCTATTCATGGATCGCCCCGCCGCTGGTCCGCCGGGTGGTGAGCCGCCGGTGGCAACGTTGA
- the efeU gene encoding iron uptake transporter permease EfeU, with protein sequence MFATYLIGLREGLEATLVVSILVAFLVKSQRRDRLPQVWAGVGLAVALSVFFGWLIEYTSTSLLARSEDRELFEAVTSVAAVVFVTWMIFWMRKAARTIAGELRGKLSEALAVGSLAVLGMSFLAVIREGLETALIFYSAAQSAAGGAGRGALLALIGGIATSVVIGFLLYKSALKINLSKFFTWTGALLILVAAGIFKYGVHDFQEAGVLPGLSQHAFDISSVLDPSTWYAALLGGMFNITATPSVLEMVAWVAYAVPVLLLFLRKPAAPAKPAVPAKPAAATPEPAATDTSSDPTTATDDAPTSAPQSA encoded by the coding sequence ATGTTCGCCACGTACCTGATCGGCCTGCGGGAGGGCCTGGAAGCGACCCTGGTGGTCAGCATCCTGGTCGCGTTCCTGGTGAAGTCGCAGCGGCGGGACCGGCTGCCGCAGGTGTGGGCCGGGGTCGGCCTTGCCGTGGCGCTGTCCGTCTTCTTCGGTTGGCTGATCGAGTACACCTCGACCTCGCTGCTCGCCCGCTCCGAGGACCGTGAGCTGTTCGAGGCGGTCACCTCCGTCGCGGCCGTGGTCTTCGTCACCTGGATGATCTTCTGGATGCGCAAGGCGGCCCGGACGATCGCCGGCGAGCTGCGGGGCAAGCTCAGCGAGGCGCTCGCCGTGGGCTCCCTCGCGGTGCTCGGGATGTCCTTCCTGGCGGTGATCCGGGAGGGGCTGGAGACCGCGCTCATCTTCTACTCTGCCGCGCAGAGCGCGGCTGGCGGCGCGGGGCGGGGAGCGCTGCTCGCGCTGATCGGCGGCATCGCCACCTCCGTGGTGATCGGCTTCCTGCTCTACAAGAGCGCCCTGAAGATCAACCTGAGCAAGTTCTTCACCTGGACGGGCGCGCTGCTCATCCTGGTCGCCGCCGGCATCTTCAAATACGGCGTGCATGACTTCCAGGAGGCCGGCGTGCTGCCCGGCCTGAGCCAGCACGCCTTCGACATCTCCTCGGTGCTCGACCCCAGTACCTGGTACGCCGCCCTGCTCGGCGGCATGTTCAACATCACCGCCACCCCGAGTGTGCTGGAGATGGTCGCCTGGGTCGCCTACGCGGTGCCGGTGCTGCTGCTCTTCCTCCGCAAGCCGGCCGCCCCCGCCAAGCCCGCTGTCCCGGCCAAGCCGGCGGCCGCCACCCCCGAGCCGGCCGCCACGGACACGTCGAGCGATCCGACGACCGCGACCGACGACGCCCCGACCTCCGCCCCCCAGAGCGCCTGA
- the efeO gene encoding iron uptake system protein EfeO, which translates to MRTIRFLVPAAAGLLAVSGLAGCGGGDDKKADAAGGPIAVKATDSACEVGTTEVDAGHVTFKVTNAGTKVNEFYVYAAGDRVMGEVENIAPGLSRELRVELPAGTYETACKPGMSGRGIRGALKVSGTAASAAPDAALSQATASYQRYVTSQTGALLTKTEEFVAAVKAGDAAKAKALYPVARTYWERIEPVAEIFGDLDPKIDGREEVVEEGMQFTGFHRIEKDLWTTGDISKDGPIADQLLTDVKEIVAKANAEKLSPLQLANGAKELLDEVASGKITGEEDRYSHTDLWDFSANLEGSKAAMAALRPALEQRSPELVTQLDTEFANVEKTLGKHRDGDGWKLHTALSKTELKELSDSINALAEPISKVAAVVAR; encoded by the coding sequence ATGCGTACCATCCGTTTCCTGGTGCCCGCCGCTGCCGGTCTGCTCGCCGTGTCCGGCCTGGCCGGTTGCGGTGGCGGCGACGACAAGAAGGCCGACGCCGCCGGAGGGCCGATCGCGGTCAAGGCCACCGACAGCGCCTGCGAGGTCGGCACCACCGAGGTCGACGCCGGCCACGTCACCTTCAAGGTGACCAACGCGGGCACCAAGGTGAACGAGTTCTACGTGTACGCCGCCGGTGACCGGGTGATGGGCGAGGTGGAGAACATCGCCCCCGGGCTGAGCCGGGAGCTGCGGGTCGAACTGCCCGCCGGGACGTACGAGACGGCCTGTAAGCCGGGGATGAGCGGCCGCGGCATCCGCGGCGCGCTGAAGGTCAGCGGCACCGCCGCGAGCGCCGCCCCGGACGCCGCGCTGAGCCAGGCCACCGCCAGCTACCAGCGCTACGTCACCAGTCAGACCGGCGCCCTGCTGACCAAGACCGAGGAGTTCGTGGCCGCGGTCAAGGCCGGCGACGCGGCGAAGGCCAAGGCGCTGTACCCGGTCGCCCGCACCTACTGGGAGCGGATCGAGCCGGTCGCGGAGATCTTCGGCGACCTCGACCCGAAGATCGACGGCCGCGAGGAGGTCGTCGAGGAGGGGATGCAGTTCACCGGCTTCCACCGGATCGAGAAGGACCTCTGGACGACCGGCGACATCAGCAAGGACGGGCCGATCGCCGACCAGCTGCTCACCGACGTCAAGGAGATCGTGGCCAAGGCCAACGCCGAGAAGCTCTCGCCGTTGCAGCTCGCCAACGGCGCCAAGGAGCTCCTCGACGAGGTGGCCAGCGGCAAGATCACCGGCGAGGAGGACCGCTACTCGCACACGGACCTGTGGGACTTCAGCGCCAACCTGGAGGGCTCCAAGGCCGCCATGGCCGCGCTGCGCCCGGCGCTGGAGCAGCGCTCGCCCGAGCTGGTCACCCAGCTCGACACCGAGTTCGCCAACGTGGAGAAGACGCTCGGCAAGCACCGCGACGGCGACGGCTGGAAGCTGCACACCGCGCTCAGCAAGACCGAGCTGAAGGAGCTCTCGGACAGCATCAACGCTCTCGCCGAGCCGATCAGCAAGGTCGCCGCGGTCGTCGCGCGATGA